A region from the Perca fluviatilis chromosome 16, GENO_Pfluv_1.0, whole genome shotgun sequence genome encodes:
- the LOC120544696 gene encoding protein sprouty homolog 3 — MDPAHSFRIELDGLDLQEVPVLSLDQIRAIRANNDYVERPVALEPASQSGFFYAHDDRYPNGVYPHYPQASFHSALPRSQSQQQHAHLSHLSRSSTISSSMSRTSAASDQRLLAGLTPSHSGLGSVVRSQPKGELKPDASLGKGLTDDEAELGLHSFICERCGRCKCQECCAPRRLPSCWACGQRCLCSAESAVEYGTCLCCVKGLFYHCSAQDDDDNCADRPCSCAPAHACARWGTMGLLALCLPCLCCYPPARLCLALCQCAHDRTTRPGCRCSNTNTVCRKISASNPNPGHPSLRSKALEKPL; from the coding sequence ATGGACCCTGCTCATTCCTTCAGGATAGAGCTGGATGGGCTGGACCTCCAAGAGGTCCCAGTGCTGTCGCTCGACCAGATACGTGCCATACGGGCCAACAATGACTATGTGGAGAGGCCCGTGGCGCTGGAACCGGCATCCCAGTCCGGATTTTTCTATGCCCATGATGACCGTTACCCTAATGGAGTATACCCCCACTACCCCCAGGCTTCCTTCCACTCAGCCCTGCCTCGCAGCCAAAGTCAGCAGCAGCACGCTCACCTGTCCCACCTGAGCCGTTCCAGTACCATAAGCTCTTCCATGTCACGGACCAGTGCAGCTTCCGACCAGCGGCTACTGGCAGGTTTGACACCATCTCACTCTGGCCTTGGTTCGGTGGTCCGTTCTCAGCCTAAAGGAGAACTCAAGCCTGATGCTTCATTGGGTAAAGGCCTGACAGATGACGAGGCTGAGCTGGGCCTTCATTCGTTCATCTGCGAGCGGTGTGGTCGCTGTAAGTGCCAAGAGTGCTGCGCCCCCCGCCGCCTGCCTTCCTGTTGGGCCTGTGGACAGCGCTGTCTGTGCTCTGCTGAAAGTGCTGTGGAGTATGGCACCTGCTTGTGCTGTGTTAAAGGCCTGTTCTACCACTGCTCCGCCCAGGATGACGACGATAACTGTGCTGACCGGCCATGCTCCTGTGCTCCAGCCCACGCTTGTGCCCGCTGGGGCACCATGGGGCTGCTGGCGCTCTGCCTGCCATGCCTCTGCTGCTACCCCCCTGCCAGGCTGTGCCTTGCCCTGTGCCAGTGTGCCCACGACCGCACCACGCGCCCTGGCTGCAGGTGCAGCAACACCAACACTGTGTGCCGCAAGATCTCCGCCTCCAACCCTAACCCTGGTCATCCCTCGCTCCGCAGCAAGGCCCTGGAGAAGCCGTTATGA